The following proteins are encoded in a genomic region of Alphaproteobacteria bacterium:
- a CDS encoding metal ABC transporter ATP-binding protein produces MTIPALSLKNLSVKYNHNLVLDDISLTCPTGKLTAIIGPNGAGKSTLIKTIFGLIPHEKGTIHLLNQKPETILSQMSYIPQQTEFDWYFPITVEEVVLMGRYQHRGLFKSFTKQDHHMVNEALKQVSLYAYKNRQINELSGGQKQRMIIARALAQEAQIMFLDEPLAGIDAKSEELIMALLRKLRDQGKSIFCVHHDLQSAPTYFDEVILLNKKMIAYGPINEALTPLHLTEAYEHHFPKNTDTQPVSKKATLHG; encoded by the coding sequence ATGACTATACCAGCTCTCTCACTTAAAAATCTCTCTGTTAAATACAACCACAACTTGGTTCTTGATGATATCTCTCTCACTTGTCCAACAGGAAAATTAACTGCTATTATCGGTCCGAACGGGGCAGGAAAATCAACCCTCATCAAAACGATCTTTGGACTTATTCCTCATGAGAAAGGAACAATCCATCTCCTGAATCAAAAGCCTGAAACTATTTTATCGCAAATGAGCTACATCCCTCAACAAACAGAATTTGATTGGTACTTCCCGATTACTGTCGAAGAAGTTGTTTTAATGGGGCGCTATCAACACAGAGGGCTTTTTAAAAGCTTCACTAAGCAAGATCACCACATGGTCAACGAAGCTTTAAAACAAGTCTCTTTGTACGCTTATAAAAACCGTCAAATCAATGAACTTTCTGGTGGTCAAAAGCAAAGAATGATCATCGCCCGTGCTTTAGCGCAAGAGGCTCAAATTATGTTTTTAGATGAACCCTTAGCCGGTATCGATGCCAAAAGTGAAGAGCTCATTATGGCCCTGTTGCGTAAATTACGTGATCAAGGAAAATCAATTTTCTGCGTTCATCACGATCTGCAATCAGCCCCAACTTATTTTGATGAAGTCATTCTCTTGAATAAAAAAATGATCGCATATGGTCCTATAAATGAAGCGCTTACACCACTTCATTTAACTGAAGCCTATGAGCATCATTTCCCAAAGAATACCGACACTCAACCTGTCTCAAAAAAAGCAACGCTCCATGGCTGA
- a CDS encoding zinc ABC transporter substrate-binding protein, whose product MSKIAHFIYRLYQGILFLGFMSCVMLTSSISKADHPDNKFQGSQDKPYHIVATTTQIGDLLKNIVGNRATVTSILGPQIDPHLYRLTRTDIALLLNADMIVYNGLFLEGKMEVVFDRLISQNEKPIYAIGDLISPSYLLHPDNQSFNQYDPHIWNNVLLWREATLKLADKLCTYDPKGCSIYTKNAKTYAQTLNELHHYLTQIVKTIPKDNRILITAHDAFNYLGHSYGIEVIGLQGISTDSETGLNHINQLVSLIIDKKIKAIFIETSISDRSIKALIEGVQSTGHPLKIGGSLYSDAMGPSDSPVGTYIGMMEHNMSTIVTALGGYVPSAGFSKTRLAKSTSKSLQQK is encoded by the coding sequence ATGTCCAAGATCGCTCATTTTATCTATCGCCTCTATCAAGGAATCCTTTTTCTAGGTTTCATGTCATGTGTTATGTTGACCTCGAGTATCTCCAAGGCAGATCATCCAGATAACAAGTTTCAAGGCTCTCAAGATAAACCCTACCATATTGTTGCAACCACAACACAAATCGGCGATTTACTGAAAAATATTGTCGGCAATCGGGCAACTGTTACATCAATTTTGGGTCCTCAAATTGACCCACATCTCTATCGGTTAACTCGTACAGACATCGCCCTTTTACTCAATGCAGATATGATTGTTTACAATGGACTTTTTTTAGAAGGCAAGATGGAAGTTGTCTTTGATCGACTCATTAGCCAAAATGAAAAGCCCATATATGCCATTGGTGATTTGATCAGCCCATCTTATCTCTTGCACCCAGATAATCAGAGCTTCAATCAATATGATCCCCACATCTGGAACAATGTATTACTCTGGCGTGAAGCCACTCTTAAACTCGCTGACAAGCTCTGCACCTATGATCCTAAAGGATGTTCAATTTACACAAAGAATGCCAAAACTTATGCGCAAACCTTAAATGAACTCCACCATTATTTAACTCAAATTGTAAAAACAATTCCTAAAGACAATCGTATTCTGATTACGGCTCATGACGCCTTTAATTATTTAGGACACAGCTACGGCATTGAAGTCATTGGACTACAAGGTATCAGCACTGATTCTGAAACAGGCTTGAACCATATCAACCAGCTCGTCTCTCTGATCATTGATAAAAAAATCAAAGCAATTTTTATTGAAACAAGCATCTCTGACCGTAGCATCAAAGCATTAATTGAAGGTGTGCAATCAACAGGACATCCTTTAAAAATTGGAGGCTCCCTCTATTCTGATGCAATGGGTCCATCCGATAGTCCAGTTGGCACTTATATTGGAATGATGGAACACAATATGTCAACAATTGTTACAGCTTTAGGGGGGTACGTTCCATCCGCTGGCTTTTCTAAAACACGTCTTGCGAAATCGACTTCAAAATCCTTACAACAGAAATGA